The Thermotoga sp. genome contains a region encoding:
- a CDS encoding ABC transporter permease: MFLTMVKPLFRNKKFIIGLSVFLFFLLLGILGPVFYKVDPTEMTWDYEQPPSAAHPLGTDTYGRDLLAQLLHGIRSSLYIGFLAAIISLAIGTVVGSLSAVKRGIVDDTLMAITNIVLTTPSILIAILIASYLKVRSIEMVALILGLFQWPWFARAIRAQLMSVMSREYVYLSIMAGYSDLRLVIEDLIPTIATYAFMSFVLFINGGIMGEASLSLIGLGPTQGISLGIMLQWAVLMEAVRRGLWWWFVPPGLAIVAITASLLVISTAMDEVFNPRLREE, from the coding sequence ATGTTTTTGACAATGGTAAAACCGCTTTTCAGGAACAAAAAGTTCATAATAGGCCTTTCTGTTTTCCTATTCTTTCTACTTCTTGGAATACTGGGCCCAGTGTTTTACAAAGTGGATCCCACTGAGATGACATGGGACTATGAACAACCTCCTTCTGCAGCTCATCCACTTGGAACGGACACGTACGGAAGAGATCTCCTAGCTCAGCTACTTCATGGAATCCGTTCTTCTCTCTACATAGGATTTCTGGCAGCAATTATTTCCCTCGCGATAGGTACAGTTGTAGGCAGTCTTTCGGCGGTGAAAAGAGGAATAGTGGACGACACCCTGATGGCGATAACCAACATTGTACTCACAACACCATCTATTCTGATAGCCATTCTGATAGCCAGTTACCTGAAAGTAAGAAGCATAGAGATGGTGGCACTCATCCTTGGTCTTTTCCAGTGGCCCTGGTTTGCAAGGGCAATAAGAGCACAGCTCATGAGCGTAATGTCGAGGGAGTATGTGTACCTTTCCATAATGGCAGGGTACTCCGATCTCAGGCTCGTGATAGAAGACCTCATACCCACGATAGCGACATACGCTTTCATGTCTTTTGTTCTGTTCATAAACGGAGGAATCATGGGAGAAGCAAGTTTGAGCTTGATAGGGCTCGGTCCCACACAGGGAATTTCTCTTGGGATCATGCTTCAGTGGGCGGTTCTCATGGAAGCAGTGAGGAGAGGGCTCTGGTGGTGGTTCGTACCACCTGGTCTTGCTATTGTGGCAATTACAGCTTCCTTGCTCGTGATCAGCACGGCAATGGATGAAGTCTTCAATCCACGTTTAAGGGAGGAGTAA